CCGGCGACGCGAACACAGTGAGCCTGACGACCCACGCGGCTATCAGGACGGAGAACAGCGGCGCGTACACTCGTCGGAGCCGCCGGGACACCGCCTCGACGGTGGGCATCTTGATCGTCGGCTCGCGGAGGTCCTCGCTCAGCAGCTCCCGCCAGTTCGACTGCTCGACGCCTCCCGGGTCGAGCGCGTTCGCGAACACGTTCTCCTCCAAGAGCCGCACGCGGGACCGCCAGACGTCGAAGGTGCGGTACCGGCGCGTCTCGATTCCGAGGAAGACGCTCAGCATGACGAGCCCGATGAGCAGCACGTAGTGCGGCCGCGACTCGTTCGAGAAGGTCCACGTCAGCAGCGACGCCGTCACCACAACGGCCCAGTTGGTCGTCCGGTCGATGCGGGTCCGCCACGAGCTCGTCCGCCCGATCTCGCCGCGGTAGGTGTGGCCCATCAGCGAGAGGAAGTCGGACCGGTCGCCCGCGGCCTCGGCCGCGACCTCGCGCTCCTCCCGCGACTCGGGGTCGAAGTCTTCCGGTGGGTCGGGCATACCTCCCGTACCGAGGCCGAACGGGTAAAACCACGAGGCGCGGTCGCTCTCGGACCGAGGTCCGGTCGCTCCCGAGCCGGTCCTCAGGCCGGGTCCGCGGCGCTCACTTCGACCTCGACGTCGGACGGATCCACTCCGATCCGGGCGAACTGCGTCCGGACGTGGTCGCGGGCCGCCTCGACGGCCTGGTCGCGGGTGTCGAAGCCGCGCGGCATCGGCTCCTCGAAGGCGACCCGGATCTCCTCGCCGTCGACGACGAGCGGGGAGCCGCCGCTCTCGACCTCGTAGAAGGAGTCGCACACCCACACGTACGGCGCGTCCTCGTTCGGCGCGCCCTTGTACGCCGGCGGCTCCTCGCCGCGCTCGAACACCGTTCCGGTGAGGTCCGTCCCCCCGCCGCTGCCGCGAACGAGTATCATGCCACGAGTAGGGGGGCGAGCGGGATAAGGGCCCCGCGACGGCCCGTCGCCCCGCGAACGGCCCCCGCGACGGCCTGTCACTCCACGAACCGCCCCGCGGCGCGAGGGCAAACGCTTTCGGCCCGGCGGCCGGTGGATACGCCATGACGCTGGAGGATTTCACCGAGTACACCGGCGACGGTGACGGCGAGGGCGACGCCGCGGGCGACGACGCCGACGGCGACCCGACCGGAGCCGCCGACGCCGAGAGCGGACCCGGGTCCGCGACCGGTTCCGAGTCCGCGGTCGACGGCGGGAGCGCGGTCGACGCCGGGGCGGCTGGCGGCGACCCGTCCGGCGACGCCGAGGGCGACGCGTTCGCCGCCTACGACGCGACGCCCGCGGGCAGCGACGCGGGGCTCGGCGTCGTGTCGGTGTCGCGGGGGCTCCGCGTGGCCGAAGACGAGGAGGAGACGTCGCTGAAGGCGTTCGTCACGACGGACAACCGCGAGGCGGTGCGGCTCGGGAAGTACCTCCTGATCCCGTACCCGGACGGGGAGCGGCTGTTCTGCCGGATCACGGCGCTGGAGTACGCACAGGAGTTCCAGTCGGACGACGCGACGGAGATCCACGCCCGGCGGCAGATGCGCCGCGACGAGTTCGCCGAGCGCGACTACAAGTTCGTCGCCGACCTGGAGCCGATGTCGGTCGTGTACGGCGAGGGCGACGACATGAAACGCCGGATGACCGACCGGGTCCCAAAGCCCGGCGCGGTCGCGGAGGAAGCGGCCGACGACGCCGAGATCAAGACCGGATTGAAGATCCCCGACGACGGCGTCTTCCTCGGCCACCTCTCCGTCGGCGGCGAGAAGGTGCGGACCGCGGCGGAGCCGCCCACCGTCGACTACCGGGTGAAGGACGACTACGCCGACGGCGACCCGCTCGCGTTCCGACACACCCTCGTCGCCGGCGGGACGGGGTCGGGGAAGACGCACGCCTCGAAGAACGTCCTCCGGCAGTACCTCGACGCGGACCGCACGTACCCCATGGGCGACGGCCGGGAGTCGCGCATGGCGGTGGTCCAGTTCGACCCGCAGGACGAGTACGCGCAGATGCACGACGACAACCCCGACCTCGACGACGCGTTCGCGCGCCGGCTGGAGCGCGAGGGGATCGCCCACGGCGGCCACGACGACACCGTCGCGCTCGTGCCAAGGGTCGCGAACGCGACGTACCCCGGCGAGGGGCACCGCGCCGAGCGCGTCGAGTTCACGATTCCCTTCTCGCTGGCGCAGGATATGCCGTGGCTCGTGGCTGGTTCCGGGCTCAACGACAACCAGTACCCGGCGCTGTTGACGCTGCTTAACCGCTTCTTCGACAACTACGGCGACTCGGGCACCTACAGCCAGTTCCTCTCGTACCTCGACGACCCGGCGCTCAAAGAGGAGCTCCACGAGAGCGGGCGGGTCCACGAGGCGACGTTCGACGCCGTCAAGCGCCGGGTCCGCGGGGTCCCGGGCGGCGTGTTCGACCAGGACGCGAAGCCGATCACCGAACTCGACCACACCCTCGTGCGTCCCGGCGGGCTCTCGGTGGTCCCCACCTACCACCTGCCGACCTCCCGGCAGAAGGAGATCGTCGTCCTCGCGGTCGCGGGGCTGCTCATCGACGACAAGCTCTCGAACGACCCGGCGAGCGACCGGATCAAGGAGACGCCGCTCTTAGTCGGGATGGACGAGGCGCACAACTTCCTCGCGGACGCCGACAACGTCCAGGCGCAGAAGGTCGTCCAGAAGTTCACGGAGGCGGCGAAGCAGGGCCGCAAGGAGCGGCTGGGACTGTTCCTCATCACGCAGGATCCGCAGGACGTGGCCGAGTCGGTGTTCAAGCAGGTGAACACGAAGATCGTGTTGAACCTCGGCGACGAGGACGCGATATCGAGCGTCAACATCCCCTCGAACCTCGCCGGGAAGGTCCCGTACATGGAGAAGGGACAGATGGTCGTCTACTCGCCGGACAACTCCGAGCCGGTGGAGCTGATCGGCCTCTCCGAGTGCGTGACGCGGCACGACTGACGCCCCATTCGGCGCGTCGGGGCCGCGTCACGAACTCGTGAGCCGAGCGAGCGACTCGGACGCGGACGGCCGACT
This genomic stretch from Halorubrum hochsteinianum harbors:
- a CDS encoding DUF2270 domain-containing protein, which codes for MPDPPEDFDPESREEREVAAEAAGDRSDFLSLMGHTYRGEIGRTSSWRTRIDRTTNWAVVVTASLLTWTFSNESRPHYVLLIGLVMLSVFLGIETRRYRTFDVWRSRVRLLEENVFANALDPGGVEQSNWRELLSEDLREPTIKMPTVEAVSRRLRRVYAPLFSVLIAAWVVRLTVFASPESGVVGTAAVGAIPGALVLGLVVCFYLGVLTLTLRRAPRQAKGEMGTAEDAHEWK
- a CDS encoding DUF7113 family protein translates to MILVRGSGGGTDLTGTVFERGEEPPAYKGAPNEDAPYVWVCDSFYEVESGGSPLVVDGEEIRVAFEEPMPRGFDTRDQAVEAARDHVRTQFARIGVDPSDVEVEVSAADPA
- a CDS encoding ATP-binding protein codes for the protein MTLEDFTEYTGDGDGEGDAAGDDADGDPTGAADAESGPGSATGSESAVDGGSAVDAGAAGGDPSGDAEGDAFAAYDATPAGSDAGLGVVSVSRGLRVAEDEEETSLKAFVTTDNREAVRLGKYLLIPYPDGERLFCRITALEYAQEFQSDDATEIHARRQMRRDEFAERDYKFVADLEPMSVVYGEGDDMKRRMTDRVPKPGAVAEEAADDAEIKTGLKIPDDGVFLGHLSVGGEKVRTAAEPPTVDYRVKDDYADGDPLAFRHTLVAGGTGSGKTHASKNVLRQYLDADRTYPMGDGRESRMAVVQFDPQDEYAQMHDDNPDLDDAFARRLEREGIAHGGHDDTVALVPRVANATYPGEGHRAERVEFTIPFSLAQDMPWLVAGSGLNDNQYPALLTLLNRFFDNYGDSGTYSQFLSYLDDPALKEELHESGRVHEATFDAVKRRVRGVPGGVFDQDAKPITELDHTLVRPGGLSVVPTYHLPTSRQKEIVVLAVAGLLIDDKLSNDPASDRIKETPLLVGMDEAHNFLADADNVQAQKVVQKFTEAAKQGRKERLGLFLITQDPQDVAESVFKQVNTKIVLNLGDEDAISSVNIPSNLAGKVPYMEKGQMVVYSPDNSEPVELIGLSECVTRHD